The following DNA comes from Triticum aestivum cultivar Chinese Spring chromosome 3D, IWGSC CS RefSeq v2.1, whole genome shotgun sequence.
CGAAGGAGGCCTTCAACACCCCCTGGAGCCGTCGCTCCCGTGCCCCGTCCTTCAATATGCAGACGACACCTTGATCCTTCTTAAAGCTGATCCAGACCAAGTCGCCAAGCTCAAGAGGGTGCTGGACACCTTCGCGGCCAACACTGGTCTCGCCCTCAACTTTGACAAATGCACCTTTGTCCCCATCAACGTAGAGCCTGAGATGGCATGCCAGCTTGCTGCTGTTTTCGGATGCCCCGTGGCTGCTTTCCCACAACAATACCTGGGGCTGCCTCTGTCTGCTACTAAACTCAAGCTGGCTGATTTCTATCCGCTAATTGCAAGGGTGGATAAATGGCTAGCTGGGTGGTGCGGTTTGCTGCTATCCTCTGCTGGCAAATGGACCTTGGTCGACGCGGTCCTCACGTCCCTGCCTACTTACGCCATGGGCTCCATTCAATTGGCTGAAGGCACACACGCCAGCTTTGAGAAGAAATGCCGAGCCTTCTTCTAGACTAACGACTCCACAGTCAACGGGTCTGAAGTCTGCAAACCACGCGACCGGGGCGGACTTGGCGTCCGGGACATGAGACTTCAGAACTCGTGCTTGCGTGCTTGCTGATGAAGCTGCTCGCCAAGATCCATGCCCCCCCAGAAGCCGGTTGGCAAACGTGGTTCTCCTCCCAGTATGGGTGGGCCGGCGTGCGTGACCTGGGTGACGCCGGCCGCCTAGACACCCCCACATGGAAGTCCCTCTTGGCGCTGCTGCCGCTCTTCCGGGAGAGCACAGCGTGCGTGGTGGGGAACGGAGAACACACAGCCTTCTGGTGTGATCTTTGGCTGGGTGAGACAACGCTCGAGCTCCGGTTTCCTGCACTCTTCTCGCACTCTGTGCGCCCCAACACGTGCGTTGCTGTTGCCCTGCAGGGGCTGGACGCTCAGCTGCGCCCCCGGCTCTCTTCCGCTGCTTGCTCTGAACTCGCTCGTCTCAAGGAAGAGCTCAGAGGGGTGACCCTGCACCACGGCATGCAGGATGTTCGTTCGCTGCGGGTCAGCGGGGCTGTGTTCACAGCCAGAGGGGCGTATCGGGCTGCCATGGCGGTGCACGAACCGGACAACTTCGCGCCCACCATTTGGCGCAGCTTCGCCCCCGGCAAGTGCAAATTCTTCTTTTGGTTGTGCCACCGCCGGTGTCTTCCCTGTCGAAGACACATCATTGACGGGGCCGCCTGTGCCTTCTGTGGTCAGGATGAAACATTGGAGCACTTGCTGTTCGGCTGTGCACACGCCAGTGCCATATGGGCCCTAGTTGCTCCGGGGACAGCGGCCACCCAGTCTGTCGAGGGCCTCTTCTACGCCTCGAATGCAGGCCTGCCGGGTGTCCCCCGCATGCGGTTCACTGTCTGCATCGCTATCCTCTAGAACATCTGGAAGAGCAGAAACGCCAAGGTTTTTCGCAACCAAGACCTCCCTCCCCTAGAAGTGGTGCGCTGCATCGCTGCCGATGTCTCTCTCTGGAAATGGAGATGCTCCCGCGCTATATGTAAAACGATCTTAGAATCGTGGGTGCAGCGCTTTGCTGCCTTGCCGTAGTTTCTCAGTTCCCGGTCCCCGCTGGGATTGTAAGGGTGTCAGGTCCCCGCTGGGATTGTAAGGGTGTCAGGGCCTCCCTACACCTatcgctctctctctcccttgtATGTCAGGCTCTTCTTGAGCTAATTATATGAAAATTCAGGTGGGCAGTCTTTTCTGCCCCCCGGTGACGTTAAAAAAAAAAGAAGTCGACGTACCTGAGCTCGTTCGTGACGTCCTCCTCGCCCTCGCCGTCTCCATCTCCCATGTCGAGCGCGCCGACCACGACTCTGCATCCGAGACCAGTCGCGCCCGAGATGGAGCCGCCGAGGAAGCGGGCGGGTGTGCCTAGGAGGGGGCGGAGCCCGAGCGCCCCGGCCGTGCAGCCGTGCCCCACCGCGTCGGCAACGGCACTCCGTGGAGAGACAGCGGCGTCCGTTATGGTTGGCCGCGAGTTGAGCTTGTGCCACGGACGACGGGAACTCGACGAGGACAGGGCCGAGCGCGGATCTTGCTCCCGCGAGGCCCACGGCATTGACGTCCTCCTCGCCGTGGCCCTCGCCACCTTCATCACCCAGGTCGAGTCGCCCTCCCGTGGCGACGGAGGTGGAGCCGCCGAGGAGCGGGGATAGCCCGAACCCGAGCGTCCAGGTCGTGCCCTGCCGCGTCGGCGACGTTGTGGCACTCCTGGGAGAGACGAGGGCGTCCGCTGTGGCTGGCCGCTACGTCGGCGCGCGCCACGAACGGGAGCCCGGCGAGGACGGGTCCGAGCGCGGATGCTGCTCCCGCGTGGTCCACAGGGTTGAAGCCCTCTTGCGTGGTCGAGCTCACGGACGACGACTCCGCGGGCCGGAACCTGGCGAACAGTGACCACCACGCCGGATGCCGCTTTCCACTGCGGCCCGCATGCCGGGGCGTGCGTTCACGGACGTGTTTTAGGAAGGAGACCCGGGGAAGGAAGTGGGCAGGTGGAGACGGGGATTGGTGTCCATGGGCCAAGAAGCGCTATATTTATATAGCTGTAAGGCAGTTGGTTGATGTGCTTCCAGATATTTCTAAGCAGTTTTTTGTAGACACGTGTGCACACGTGTAAGTTCTTCTGGTTGCTTTCAATTGCTAGGCGAGATCTCTAGCGATATGGGTCAAAGCGGTGAGATCTCCAGAGATATCGGTCAAAGCGGTGACTGACCAACTGCCCACGACGT
Coding sequences within:
- the LOC123079996 gene encoding uncharacterized protein isoform X1, which produces MKVARATARRTSMPWASREQDPRSALSSSSSRRPWHKLNSRPTITDAAVSPRSAVADAVGHGCTAGALGLRPLLGTPARFLGGSISGATGLGCRVVVGALDMGDGDGEGEEDVTNELRFQDAHRHIQAVLHLIYVRSRIKTAVHRSHWVFYLLVKELKACSTRSDTSIRLRRCTIGKSIGVMLYCGKSWEKIFTRK